One window from the genome of Bdellovibrio sp. NC01 encodes:
- a CDS encoding pseudouridine synthase, translating to MELIYQDEHFIAINKPSGYHVHPPEDSQFKIPRDKICLYQVRNMMKKHVYPVHRLDAATSGVLLFALSSEAASKFGKMFQERAPQKTYHAVVRGYVPAEGSIDVQLELDSTGALVDAKTSYKRLSTIEFPVAVGKKFPTARYSWVEAYPHTGRYHQIRRHFNRISHPLLGDAYHGDSHHNRFFRNELGIEGLCLKAIKMELIHPWTLEPLKIEAPPCEKWNKIQSLFTLKQG from the coding sequence ATGGAATTGATTTACCAAGATGAACATTTTATCGCGATTAATAAGCCGTCTGGCTATCATGTTCATCCGCCTGAGGATTCACAGTTCAAAATTCCCCGCGACAAAATCTGTTTATATCAAGTGCGCAACATGATGAAGAAGCACGTGTATCCCGTGCATCGTCTTGATGCTGCGACAAGTGGCGTGTTGTTATTCGCTTTGTCTTCGGAAGCTGCTTCAAAATTCGGTAAGATGTTTCAAGAGCGTGCTCCACAAAAAACTTATCACGCTGTCGTTCGCGGCTATGTCCCGGCAGAGGGATCTATCGACGTGCAACTGGAACTGGATTCAACCGGCGCCCTTGTCGACGCAAAAACGTCTTATAAGCGTCTTAGCACCATTGAGTTTCCCGTCGCTGTCGGCAAAAAATTTCCCACCGCGCGCTACTCGTGGGTAGAAGCTTATCCTCACACAGGTCGTTATCATCAGATTCGTCGTCACTTTAATCGTATTTCACATCCTCTTTTGGGCGATGCTTATCATGGCGACTCCCACCACAACCGATTCTTCAGAAATGAACTGGGTATTGAGGGGTTGTGCCTGAAAGCGATTAAAATGGAATTGATCCATCCGTGGACTTTGGAACCCTTGAAGATCGAGGCTCCTCCCTGCGAAAAATGGAATAAAATTCAAAGCCTTTTCACTTTAAAACAGGGCTAA